The proteins below come from a single Alnus glutinosa chromosome 9, dhAlnGlut1.1, whole genome shotgun sequence genomic window:
- the LOC133877731 gene encoding non-specific lipid transfer protein GPI-anchored 6 isoform X1, with translation MASNNVTLALMLLIILVGFGSSNLDQDRAECADQLVGLATCLPYVGGEAKAPTLDCCTGLKQVLQKSRKCLCILIKDRDDPNLGLQINATLALGLPSACHAPLNTTECVSLLHLAPNSTDAKVFEGFSNSTKGTSATPVASVKGNSTGSGSIAEEKSDGGVRKRWLGAEMVCGILLWFFTSELPFYV, from the exons ATGGCCTCAAATAATGTAACTTTGGCCTTGATGTTGTTGATCATCCTGGTTGGGTTTGGAAGCTCAAACTTGGACCAAGACAGAGCAGAATGTGCAGACCAGCTAGTCGGGCTCGCCACATGCCTCCCTTACGTTGGTGGCGAGGCAAAAGCTCCCACTCTAGACTGCTGCACTGGCCTCAAGCAAGTCCTACAGAAGAGCAGGAAATGCCTGTGTATATTGATCAAAGACAGAGATGATCCCAATCTTGGCCTCCAGATCAACGCAACTCTTGCTTTAGGCCTCCCTAGTGCCTGCCATGCACCTCTCAACACTACTGAGTGTGTTT CTCTTTTGCATCTGGCACCTAATTCCACCGATGCTAAAGTATTCGAGGGATTCTCAAACAGCACCAAAGGGACTAGTGCTACTCCGGTTGCCAGTg TTAAAGGGAATTCCACTGGCAGTGGGTCAATTGCTGAAGAGAAAAGTGATGGTGGGGTGAGAAAGAGATGGTTGGGAGCAGAGatggtctgtgggattttactATGGTTTTTCACATCAGAACTACCTTTCTATGTTTGA
- the LOC133877846 gene encoding uncharacterized protein LOC133877846 isoform X2: MTSSATTTTAFLSKPHTMLVLRSAILSRLLLVALTLIWRTLLSPYDTSAPLNPTCLTHHRSQDLNPPILFPSLASAIENGVVWDSVYFLRIAQCGYEYEQSYAFLPLLPLAISFLSRTVFAPLVPLIGYRAVLGLSGYVINNIAFVLAAIYFYKLSVIILKDPEAALRASILFCFNPASIFYSSIYTESLYALFSVGGLYHLVTGGNSVAVLWFALSGCARSNGVLNAGYFCFQTLHRAYDAVFIKKRAYLAIQVLIAGALRCICIFTPFIAFQAYGYYNICLGRSSDEMRPWCKARVPLLYNYIQSHYWGVGFLRYFQLKQLPNFLLASPILSLALCSIVYYAKSRPEIFFSLGFRASIEEKNSSALLFSLELVPRSNIARIPEESSSKMQEEAYG; this comes from the exons ATGACGAGCAGCGCCACCACGACCACCGCATTTCTTTCAAAGCCACACACGATGCTGGTCCTCAGATCGGCAATTCTCTCCAGGCTCCTCCTCGTAGCCCTGACCCTCATCTGGCGCACCCTCCTCTCCCCTTACGACACCTCCGCTCCTCTCAACCCTACATGCCTCACCCACCACCGCAGCCAGGACCTCAACCCACCCATTCTCTTTCCCTCGCTCGCCTCCGCCATTGAAAATGGTGTCGTCTGGGACTCCGTCTACTTCCTACGCATCGCCCAGTGCGGCTACGAGTACGAGCAGTCCTACGCCTTCCTCCCCCTCCTCCCCCTCGCCATTTCCTTCCTCTCTCGCACAG TTTTTGCGCCGTTGGTGCCGTTAATCGGATACAGAGCGGTGCTGGGGCTGTCCGGCTACGTGATCAATAACATTGCCTTTGTATTGGCGGCGATTTATTTTTACAA GCTTTCAGTTATTATTTTGAAGGATCCTGAAGCCGCATTGCGTGCTTCGATTTTGTTTTGCTTCAATCCGGCTTCGATATTTTATTCATCAAT ATATACGGAGAGTTTGTATGCCCTGTTTTCGGTTGGAGGGTTATACCACTTAGTAACTGGTGGAAATAGTGTTGCTGTTCTTTGGTTTGCTCTCTCTGGTTGTGCGAGGTCTAATGGAGTGCTTAATGCTGGTTATTTCTGTTTCCAGACATTGCATCGGGCTTATGATGCTGTGTTCATCAAAAAGCGTGCTTAT TTGGCAATACAGGTCCTTATTGCTGGAGCTTTGCGTTGCATATGTATTTTCACTCCATTTATTGCTTTTCAAGCATATGGATACTACAACATCTGTCTAGGACGGTCCTCAGATGAAATGAGGCCCTGGTGCAAAGCAAGAGTACCTCTACTGTACAATTATATTCAAAGCCATTATTG GGGGGTAGGTTTCTTGAGATATTTTCAGTTAAAACAGTTGCCGAATTTTTTGCTCGCCTCCCCTATATTGTCTTTGGCACTTTGTTCAATTGTCTATTATGCAAAGTCAAGGCCTGAAATCTTTTTCTCACTGGGATTTCGAGCTTCTATTGAGGAAAAGAATTCTTCAGCTTTGCTTTTCTCTCTGGAGTTAGTTCCAAGATCAAATATTGCTCGTATTCCAGAGGAATCTTCTTCTAAGATGCAAG